From the genome of Streptomyces sp. NBC_01341, one region includes:
- a CDS encoding transglutaminase-like domain-containing protein, protein MNAQDSGRAERRRRFAEEARAERPDLALLCLLLGAEAYTAPGPAGESDPHGVDAAQIELDRLAGLLPYGARDARAWASSLAELLGGRCGFTGSPPDYQRLDSSLLQQVLRRRRGLPILLSVVWIEVARRAGAPVYGVALPGHYVVGFGDPAERVLADPFAGGVPLSGEDAELLVTGATGAAPEPSMLVPARPLETVLRILNNVRAWASARPERTDVALWALELSLLLPSHPARLRYERAQLLVQRGEFMRGAAEMDEYAEIVDGIEPTAAEAIRHRAQAARALLN, encoded by the coding sequence ATGAACGCTCAGGATTCCGGCCGCGCCGAACGCAGGCGACGGTTCGCCGAGGAGGCGCGCGCCGAGCGCCCGGACCTCGCCCTGCTCTGCCTGCTGCTGGGGGCGGAGGCGTACACGGCACCCGGTCCGGCCGGGGAGAGCGATCCGCACGGCGTCGACGCCGCGCAGATCGAACTCGACCGGCTGGCCGGCCTCCTCCCCTACGGAGCTCGTGACGCCCGCGCCTGGGCGTCCTCCCTCGCGGAACTGCTCGGCGGGCGCTGCGGGTTCACGGGATCGCCCCCGGACTACCAGCGGCTCGACTCCTCGCTGCTCCAGCAGGTGCTCAGGCGCCGCAGGGGGCTGCCCATCCTGCTCTCCGTGGTCTGGATCGAGGTCGCGCGGCGGGCCGGCGCACCCGTGTACGGGGTCGCCCTCCCGGGTCACTACGTCGTCGGTTTCGGCGACCCGGCGGAGCGCGTGCTGGCCGACCCCTTCGCCGGTGGCGTCCCGTTGAGCGGCGAGGACGCCGAACTGCTGGTGACCGGTGCGACGGGAGCGGCGCCGGAGCCGTCGATGCTGGTGCCCGCCAGGCCCCTGGAGACGGTGCTGCGCATCCTGAACAACGTGCGGGCCTGGGCGTCGGCCCGCCCCGAGCGCACCGACGTGGCGCTGTGGGCGCTCGAACTCTCCCTGCTGCTGCCGTCGCACCCCGCCAGGCTCCGCTACGAGCGGGCCCAGCTCCTCGTGCAGCGGGGTGAGTTCATGCGCGGGGCGGCTGAGATGGACGAGTACGCGGAGATCGTCGACGGTATCGAGCCGACGGCGGCCGAGGCCATCCGCCACCGCGCCCAGGCCGCCAGGGCATTGCTGAACTGA
- the tatA gene encoding Sec-independent protein translocase subunit TatA, protein MLRNGLEPWHLLIVAIVVIALFASKRLPDTARAMGQSLRILKSETRAMREDGASGAATAPGPAASAARSVTPDEGEPVHVRTVRESAADTD, encoded by the coding sequence GTGCTGCGTAACGGGCTGGAGCCTTGGCACCTGCTGATCGTGGCGATCGTCGTCATAGCGCTGTTCGCCTCGAAGAGGCTTCCGGACACCGCGCGAGCGATGGGACAGTCGCTGCGCATCCTCAAGAGCGAGACCCGGGCCATGAGAGAGGACGGCGCGTCCGGCGCCGCCACCGCTCCCGGCCCGGCCGCATCCGCGGCGCGGTCGGTGACCCCGGACGAGGGCGAGCCCGTTCACGTCCGGACCGTCCGGGAAAGTGCGGCCGACACCGACTGA
- a CDS encoding VOC family protein: MSTEWSLTIDCADPAALAEFWALALGYARKPPPAGFASWEEWFVHHDVPEDEWNDGAYLSDPDGTGPSLSFMKVPEPKTAKNRLHLDVQAGGGRETPWETRWPRVAETVAKLEAAGGTVLQEYELRGRPDHVMMADPEGHEFCVL; this comes from the coding sequence GTGTCCACCGAGTGGAGTCTGACGATCGACTGCGCGGACCCGGCAGCGCTCGCGGAGTTCTGGGCGCTGGCCCTCGGCTATGCGCGGAAACCCCCGCCGGCCGGATTCGCGAGCTGGGAGGAGTGGTTCGTGCACCACGACGTCCCGGAGGACGAGTGGAACGACGGCGCGTATCTGTCCGACCCGGACGGCACCGGGCCGAGCCTGTCCTTCATGAAGGTGCCCGAACCGAAGACGGCGAAGAACCGCCTGCACCTCGACGTTCAGGCGGGTGGCGGACGCGAGACCCCGTGGGAGACACGGTGGCCGCGTGTGGCCGAGACGGTCGCGAAGCTGGAGGCCGCCGGCGGGACCGTGCTCCAGGAGTACGAACTGCGGGGGCGTCCGGACCACGTGATGATGGCCGATCCGGAAGGCCACGAGTTCTGCGTGCTCTGA